Proteins from a genomic interval of Rhizobium rhododendri:
- a CDS encoding (R)-mandelonitrile lyase gives MEIKRNGSDASIKGPSEWFTGTVRIDAPFYGTGDARVGGVTVTFEAGARTAWHAHPLGQTLIVVSGVGLVQRQGGPIKNIRAGDIVWFPPGEKHWHGATASNAMTHIAIAEALDGKVVDWMDHGTDQQYAG, from the coding sequence ATGGAAATCAAGAGGAACGGTTCGGATGCCTCCATTAAAGGCCCCTCCGAATGGTTTACGGGGACCGTTCGCATCGACGCTCCGTTTTACGGCACAGGCGATGCGCGGGTTGGTGGAGTGACAGTCACATTCGAAGCCGGCGCCCGCACTGCATGGCATGCCCATCCGCTGGGCCAGACCCTTATCGTCGTCAGCGGCGTCGGCCTTGTTCAGCGCCAGGGTGGCCCCATCAAAAATATCCGGGCGGGCGACATCGTCTGGTTTCCGCCTGGCGAAAAGCATTGGCATGGCGCAACGGCAAGCAATGCGATGACGCACATCGCTATCGCCGAAGCCCTAGACGGCAAGGTGGTCGATTGGATGGATCATGGCACGGACCAGCAGTACGCCGGATGA
- the groL gene encoding chaperonin GroEL (60 kDa chaperone family; promotes refolding of misfolded polypeptides especially under stressful conditions; forms two stacked rings of heptamers to form a barrel-shaped 14mer; ends can be capped by GroES; misfolded proteins enter the barrel where they are refolded when GroES binds), whose product MAAKQIKFGRDAREKLLRGVDILADAVKVTLGPKGRNVIIDKSYGSPRITKDGVTVAKEIELEDKFENMGAQMVREVASKTNDIAGDGTTTATVLAQAIVREGGKAVAAGMNPMDLKRGIDLAVAEVVKDIVSKAKKISTSDEVAQVGTISANGEKEIGQYIAEAMQKVGNEGVITVEEAKTAETELEVVEGMQFDRGYLSPYFVTNPEKMVAELEDAYILLHEKKLSNLQAMLPVLEAVVQTGKPLLIISEDVEGEALATLVVNKLRGGLKIAAVKAPGFGDRRKAMLEDIAILTGGTVISEDIGIKLESVTLEMLGRAKKISITKENTTIVDGSGQKSDIEGRVAQIKAQIEETTSDYDREKLQERLAKLAGGVAVIRVGGATEVEVKEKKDRIDDALNATRAAVQEGIVPGGGTALLRASVVLNIKGANDDQTAGINIIRKALQSLVRQIAENAGDEGSIIVGKILESNTDNYGYNAQTGEYGDMIAMGIVDPVKVVRTALQNAASVASLLITTEAMIAEVPKKDLAGGGGMPDMGGMM is encoded by the coding sequence ATGGCTGCTAAACAAATCAAATTCGGTCGCGACGCACGCGAAAAGCTCCTGCGCGGCGTCGACATCCTCGCTGACGCAGTAAAGGTCACGCTTGGTCCTAAGGGCCGCAACGTCATCATCGACAAATCCTATGGTTCACCGCGCATTACTAAGGATGGCGTAACGGTTGCCAAGGAAATCGAACTCGAAGACAAGTTCGAAAACATGGGCGCCCAGATGGTCCGCGAAGTTGCTTCGAAGACCAACGACATCGCCGGTGACGGCACCACGACTGCAACCGTTCTGGCCCAGGCCATCGTCCGCGAAGGCGGCAAGGCTGTTGCTGCCGGCATGAACCCGATGGACCTGAAGCGCGGCATCGATCTTGCCGTTGCCGAAGTCGTCAAGGACATCGTCTCCAAGGCCAAGAAGATCAGCACTTCGGACGAAGTGGCCCAGGTCGGCACGATCTCTGCCAACGGCGAAAAGGAAATCGGCCAGTACATCGCTGAAGCGATGCAGAAGGTCGGCAATGAAGGCGTCATCACAGTTGAAGAAGCAAAGACTGCCGAAACCGAACTCGAAGTCGTCGAAGGCATGCAGTTCGACCGCGGCTACCTCTCGCCTTACTTCGTGACCAATCCAGAAAAGATGGTTGCCGAACTGGAAGACGCTTACATTCTCCTTCATGAGAAGAAGCTCTCCAACCTGCAGGCAATGCTGCCGGTTCTCGAAGCTGTCGTCCAGACCGGCAAGCCGCTCCTCATCATCTCTGAAGATGTCGAAGGCGAAGCTCTTGCAACGCTCGTCGTCAACAAGCTGCGCGGCGGCCTGAAGATTGCTGCTGTCAAGGCTCCTGGCTTCGGCGATCGCCGCAAGGCAATGCTCGAAGACATCGCCATCCTGACGGGCGGCACTGTGATCTCCGAAGATATCGGCATCAAGCTCGAGTCGGTTACGCTCGAAATGCTCGGCCGCGCCAAGAAGATCTCGATCACCAAGGAAAACACGACGATCGTCGACGGTTCGGGCCAGAAGTCCGACATCGAAGGCCGCGTCGCGCAGATCAAGGCCCAGATCGAAGAAACCACGTCTGATTACGACCGCGAAAAGCTGCAGGAACGTCTTGCCAAGCTCGCTGGCGGCGTTGCCGTCATCCGCGTTGGCGGTGCGACCGAAGTTGAAGTCAAGGAAAAGAAGGACCGTATCGACGACGCGCTGAACGCAACGCGCGCTGCCGTACAGGAAGGCATCGTCCCCGGCGGCGGTACGGCACTTCTGCGCGCATCTGTCGTCCTCAACATCAAGGGCGCCAACGACGACCAGACGGCCGGCATCAACATCATCCGCAAGGCTCTGCAGTCGCTGGTTCGCCAGATCGCAGAAAATGCTGGTGACGAAGGCTCGATCATCGTCGGCAAGATCCTCGAAAGCAACACCGACAACTACGGCTACAACGCCCAGACCGGCGAATATGGCGACATGATCGCCATGGGTATCGTCGACCCGGTCAAGGTTGTCCGTACGGCTCTGCAGAACGCAGCCTCGGTTGCCTCGCTGCTGATCACCACCGAAGCCATGATTGCCGAAGTGCCGAAGAAGGACTTGGCTGGCGGCGGCGGAATGCCAGACATGGGCGGAATGATGTGA
- the groES gene encoding co-chaperone GroES, translating into MADTNFRPLHDRVVVRRVEAEAKTKGGIIIPDTAKEKPQEGEIVAVGSGTRDDKGMLIALDVKSGDRILFGKWSGTEVKLNGEDLLVMKEADIMGVIG; encoded by the coding sequence ATGGCTGATACGAATTTTCGTCCGCTGCACGACCGCGTCGTTGTGCGCCGTGTTGAGGCTGAAGCCAAAACCAAGGGCGGCATCATCATTCCGGACACTGCCAAGGAAAAGCCGCAGGAAGGCGAAATCGTCGCTGTCGGCAGCGGCACGCGCGACGATAAGGGCATGCTCATTGCGCTCGACGTCAAGTCCGGCGACCGCATTCTGTTTGGCAAGTGGTCCGGCACCGAAGTCAAGCTCAACGGCGAGGACCTTCTCGTCATGAAGGAAGCCGATATCATGGGCGTCATCGGCTGA
- a CDS encoding DUF427 domain-containing protein translates to MAQLAHPVPDPCLPGQESVWSFPRPSIAQPARNHLKIIYNGHVLAETTAAVRTIETSHPPTYYFPAADVDLSLLRESSSRSICEWKGQARYFDIVSGDRISRNAAWAYPHPTTSFALIKDFIAFYPRPMDLCLVDGEAVVPQAGMFYGGWITSAVAGPFKGPPGTERW, encoded by the coding sequence ATGGCCCAGCTTGCGCACCCCGTTCCCGACCCATGCCTGCCCGGGCAGGAGAGTGTCTGGTCTTTCCCAAGGCCAAGCATCGCCCAGCCGGCGCGCAATCACCTGAAAATCATTTACAACGGCCACGTTCTTGCAGAGACCACTGCCGCCGTGCGCACAATTGAAACAAGTCATCCGCCAACCTATTATTTTCCGGCCGCGGACGTCGATCTCTCGTTGCTTCGCGAAAGCAGCAGCAGGTCGATCTGCGAGTGGAAAGGACAGGCACGCTATTTTGATATCGTTTCTGGCGACAGAATAAGCCGGAACGCGGCTTGGGCCTATCCGCATCCCACGACATCCTTTGCCTTGATCAAGGATTTTATTGCCTTTTATCCGCGACCCATGGACCTATGCCTGGTGGATGGCGAGGCCGTCGTGCCACAGGCCGGGATGTTCTACGGCGGATGGATCACTTCAGCCGTGGCCGGCCCGTTTAAAGGCCCCCCTGGGACCGAGCGCTGGTAA
- a CDS encoding Crp/Fnr family transcriptional regulator codes for MSDFAQDAMTNRLLKMMPAEGFERIRPHLKTVGLAFRDIIVRPNTETTHVHFLESGIASIVTTADLEHEGIGVGHIGWEGMTAAHVILGSFHTPNGALMLAGGTALQMDASKFLRSLEDVPSLHWFLLRYVQYCKIQIAQSALAHGRYSVRERLARWLLMYHDRTDGDNLVLTHEFLAMMLGVRRTGVTEAIQILEGDRLIKATRGHLRILDRERILKIAGGCYGVPEREYEHLMVTSRYV; via the coding sequence ATGTCCGATTTCGCCCAAGATGCAATGACAAACCGTCTCCTGAAGATGATGCCTGCCGAGGGCTTCGAGCGCATTCGGCCGCATCTCAAGACGGTCGGTCTCGCTTTTCGAGATATAATTGTGCGGCCAAACACGGAGACCACACATGTCCACTTTTTGGAAAGTGGCATCGCTTCCATTGTAACGACCGCAGATCTTGAACATGAGGGCATCGGGGTCGGGCATATTGGCTGGGAGGGCATGACGGCGGCGCACGTCATTCTGGGTTCATTTCATACGCCAAATGGCGCGCTCATGCTGGCGGGCGGAACAGCGCTTCAAATGGACGCAAGTAAATTCCTTCGATCATTGGAGGATGTGCCGAGCCTTCATTGGTTCCTCCTGCGGTATGTTCAGTACTGCAAAATTCAAATCGCCCAGTCGGCCTTGGCACACGGCCGCTATTCCGTCAGAGAGCGTCTGGCCCGGTGGCTTCTGATGTACCACGATCGCACCGATGGCGATAATCTCGTGCTGACACACGAATTTCTCGCGATGATGCTCGGGGTACGCCGCACCGGCGTAACCGAGGCAATTCAAATCCTGGAGGGTGATCGCTTGATAAAAGCGACACGAGGGCACCTACGTATTCTCGATCGGGAAAGAATCCTTAAAATCGCAGGTGGCTGCTACGGCGTGCCAGAGCGTGAGTATGAGCATTTGATGGTGACGAGCCGATACGTCTAG
- a CDS encoding DUF6894 family protein — MPRYFFDLHRVDSELFDDEGTEFGKPDDAVIEAEVAILEFFVESFKMSKEFDLVGIRICDAAGVLVREVSSRDILANLISPEVISI; from the coding sequence TTGCCCAGATATTTTTTCGACCTCCATCGTGTCGACAGCGAGCTTTTCGACGATGAAGGCACAGAGTTTGGAAAGCCTGATGATGCGGTGATAGAGGCTGAGGTAGCTATCCTGGAGTTTTTCGTCGAAAGCTTCAAAATGAGCAAAGAGTTTGATCTTGTGGGTATCCGTATCTGCGACGCCGCCGGCGTTTTGGTTCGAGAGGTTTCGAGCCGGGACATTCTCGCGAACCTAATCTCGCCCGAGGTAATTAGCATTTAA
- a CDS encoding amino acid ABC transporter permease yields the protein MFDSEVLLPDLYDILGAVPVTLAMALVIFLCSTIIGGLFAMIEYRRIPVLREIVVAYKIAFKGVPMVIVIFLAYYGLPPASRILASLVGQNYNGHATPNWVTLVVALTACVAAFQAEVVKGALNSFDTGQADAAYSLGYSKTQVFRRVMFPQVIVAAIPDLANSIMVIMKALSLGFAIEVVDIFAQSQLTAALNFYYLEAFLIAVVVYMVVAYIVTFAADRMERALRLWA from the coding sequence ATGTTCGATTCCGAAGTCCTGCTGCCTGATCTCTACGACATCCTTGGCGCCGTTCCCGTAACACTTGCCATGGCGCTTGTGATTTTCCTGTGCTCAACGATCATCGGCGGGCTGTTTGCGATGATCGAATATCGACGGATCCCGGTACTGCGCGAAATCGTCGTCGCCTATAAGATTGCCTTTAAAGGCGTCCCGATGGTGATCGTGATCTTCCTTGCATACTATGGCCTCCCACCAGCCTCCCGGATTTTGGCGTCTTTGGTAGGTCAGAATTACAATGGCCATGCTACGCCGAACTGGGTCACGCTGGTCGTCGCACTGACTGCTTGCGTTGCAGCGTTCCAGGCCGAGGTCGTGAAGGGTGCGTTGAATTCATTCGACACCGGCCAGGCTGATGCCGCTTATTCCTTGGGCTACAGCAAGACCCAGGTGTTTCGGCGGGTCATGTTTCCGCAGGTGATCGTTGCAGCAATTCCGGATCTTGCCAATTCGATCATGGTCATCATGAAGGCGCTGTCCCTCGGCTTCGCTATCGAGGTTGTCGATATCTTCGCGCAGTCCCAGCTGACGGCCGCTTTGAATTTCTACTACCTCGAAGCGTTCCTGATCGCCGTGGTCGTCTATATGGTCGTTGCGTACATCGTTACCTTTGCAGCAGACAGGATGGAACGGGCTCTTCGTCTTTGGGCGTGA
- a CDS encoding sensor histidine kinase, which produces MSAISAQDIVDTLRDGLLVLDSDLTVVSANRAFYAMFKVSEPDTVGRKLYDLGNGQWNIDALKRLLEEVLPTENSVEGFEVDHVFTGIGRKVMLLNAQKLVRSGDSSHFLLLAIDDVTEARVSHIEAERNWRIAQNIVDTIRDPLVILEPDMSVVTASRSFLALFNATASQVVGRKLEALGQGQWDTFALRKLLERVVPHQEVMDGFLLEDDFPGIGRRIFKVNARKVYRPGNHMTRLLVVFEDATDEVLLDRHRDMLAAELAHRIKNSLQIISAFVAFELKRAGEPCVLGYQAMQARISAVAQLYDVIAQSSRLGPVPMPSYLEGISASVQSSLLGQSSDITVTSAAEPLSILPDHAVAIGLIANELATNAIKHAFPKGRGEINLGFHRRDGEVTLTVSDNGSGLASKVEGSGLGSRFVEAFVKQLGGTLATASSPKGTTFTVRLPTSILAAA; this is translated from the coding sequence ATGAGCGCCATCTCCGCTCAAGACATTGTCGACACTCTACGAGATGGCCTACTGGTCCTCGACAGCGATCTCACGGTCGTTTCAGCCAATCGCGCGTTCTATGCGATGTTTAAGGTGAGCGAACCGGACACGGTTGGTCGCAAGCTTTACGATCTGGGAAATGGACAATGGAATATCGATGCATTGAAGCGTCTGCTTGAGGAAGTTCTCCCCACAGAAAACTCCGTCGAAGGGTTCGAGGTCGACCACGTATTTACCGGCATCGGACGCAAGGTGATGCTCCTGAATGCTCAGAAGCTGGTTCGTTCTGGAGATAGCTCCCATTTTCTGCTGCTGGCAATCGATGACGTGACAGAGGCGCGGGTCAGTCACATCGAGGCAGAGCGAAACTGGCGCATCGCCCAAAATATCGTTGATACGATCCGGGACCCATTGGTCATCCTCGAGCCCGATATGTCCGTGGTGACAGCAAGCCGCTCTTTCCTCGCTCTTTTCAATGCCACCGCAAGCCAAGTTGTCGGGAGAAAGCTCGAAGCTCTCGGTCAGGGACAGTGGGATACCTTTGCCCTGCGCAAATTATTGGAGCGAGTGGTTCCTCACCAAGAAGTAATGGACGGCTTCCTACTCGAGGACGATTTTCCCGGAATTGGTCGCCGTATCTTCAAAGTGAACGCCCGCAAGGTATATCGTCCAGGCAATCATATGACACGGTTGCTGGTCGTGTTCGAAGACGCGACGGACGAGGTCCTGCTTGACCGTCACAGAGATATGTTGGCAGCCGAGCTGGCGCACCGGATCAAAAATAGTCTTCAGATCATTTCCGCGTTCGTTGCCTTTGAACTGAAGCGGGCAGGCGAACCCTGTGTTCTAGGTTACCAGGCAATGCAGGCACGAATTTCAGCGGTCGCTCAGCTCTACGATGTAATCGCCCAATCGAGCAGGCTTGGGCCGGTGCCGATGCCTTCCTACCTTGAGGGTATAAGTGCAAGTGTCCAATCCAGCCTGTTGGGACAATCATCCGACATTACCGTAACATCGGCGGCAGAGCCCCTCAGCATTCTACCTGACCACGCTGTCGCCATTGGGTTGATTGCAAATGAACTCGCGACGAATGCAATAAAGCATGCTTTCCCCAAAGGTAGGGGCGAAATTAATCTCGGTTTTCACAGGAGAGACGGCGAAGTCACGCTCACCGTCAGCGATAATGGATCTGGCCTTGCGTCGAAGGTTGAAGGTTCTGGTCTCGGCTCCCGGTTCGTTGAAGCCTTTGTAAAACAGCTTGGCGGTACGTTGGCGACCGCCAGTAGCCCGAAGGGGACGACTTTCACTGTTCGGTTACCGACCTCAATATTGGCTGCTGCTTAA
- a CDS encoding methyl-accepting chemotaxis protein codes for MRIRSIQLKIALLAGVCVVAASGALVGYSIISAANSKAFVGEHVDTLTEDSTKNHLKTLALAQAALIKSPLDMAFDSARNMARMFEISASNDNGAATPVGKRRAEFNAILLNVLKDNPRFNGTYSAWEPNALDGQDQLFRNKQDVGSDATGRFLPYWTRSADGKLAVQPLVEYDSTALHPNGVMKGGWYLGPKGGGDESVLDPLPYVVQGKNVYLATMSVPMTIDGKFVGVAGADFDLTFVQKLAENVKASIYDGKAAVDIVSYKGLVVASSDHPDAIGRPFDQISSAAMSQLPSIQAGRDTVEGNAETFTALSPIVIGRTKTPWSIIIQVPRSVAMAQAKALTSSLADRNHADTLFQIIVGFIIAAGGIAAMWFVARSIASPIKQMTTAMGRLAQSDVSIEVPGLDRVDEIGAMAAAVSVFRENAIQKTAMEEEALANRSMSERERLEREAEKAREAAESQFVVDSLAAGLQRLADGDVAYRISTPFAAHLDTLRLDFNNSLTKLHEALQAVMENARGIDGGANEIRSAADDLAKRTEQQAASVEETAAALEQITTTMRDSTKRAEEAGVLVSRTRIGAEKAGEVVRNAVHAMHQIEKSSGEISNIISVIDEIAFQTNLLALNAGVEAARAGDAGKGFAVVAQEVRELAQRSAAAAKEIKALIITSGEQVRTGVTLVGETGKSLEIMVGEVQKINSHVSAIVESAREQSVGIQEINTAVNTIDQGTQQNAAMVEESTAASHSLASEADALNKLISQFNLGGHGLIHQPVRLASNNPRPVASPAKVLGRKIANAFGASAEQSWKEF; via the coding sequence GTGCGCATACGATCAATCCAGCTTAAAATTGCCCTGCTCGCGGGCGTCTGCGTCGTTGCGGCAAGCGGCGCATTGGTAGGGTATAGCATCATATCGGCCGCCAACAGTAAGGCATTCGTCGGTGAACACGTCGATACACTGACGGAAGACAGCACCAAGAACCATCTCAAGACATTAGCTCTTGCGCAGGCCGCGTTGATCAAGTCGCCGCTCGACATGGCATTCGACTCGGCGCGTAACATGGCCCGGATGTTCGAGATATCGGCGAGCAACGACAATGGAGCAGCGACGCCGGTTGGCAAACGCCGCGCTGAATTCAATGCCATCCTTCTCAACGTGCTGAAGGACAATCCACGCTTCAACGGCACATACAGCGCCTGGGAGCCCAATGCACTTGATGGGCAGGATCAACTCTTTCGCAACAAGCAGGATGTCGGATCGGATGCGACCGGGCGATTCCTGCCTTACTGGACACGGAGCGCCGATGGCAAATTGGCTGTCCAACCCCTTGTCGAATACGACAGCACAGCGCTTCACCCCAACGGCGTCATGAAAGGTGGATGGTATCTTGGCCCGAAAGGCGGCGGTGACGAAAGCGTCCTGGACCCATTGCCCTATGTCGTTCAGGGCAAGAACGTCTATCTGGCGACGATGTCGGTTCCCATGACCATCGACGGCAAGTTCGTCGGTGTTGCCGGAGCCGATTTCGATCTCACCTTCGTCCAGAAGCTTGCGGAAAATGTAAAGGCATCGATCTACGACGGCAAAGCCGCTGTCGACATTGTCAGCTACAAGGGCCTTGTCGTCGCATCCAGTGATCATCCGGATGCAATTGGCCGCCCGTTTGACCAAATAAGCTCAGCGGCCATGTCGCAACTCCCATCGATACAAGCCGGCCGCGATACCGTCGAGGGAAATGCCGAGACGTTTACGGCTCTGTCACCCATCGTCATCGGCCGGACGAAAACGCCATGGTCCATTATTATTCAAGTCCCGAGATCGGTAGCAATGGCGCAGGCCAAGGCCCTCACATCATCGCTGGCAGACCGTAACCATGCCGACACGCTGTTCCAGATTATCGTCGGCTTCATCATTGCAGCCGGCGGCATCGCGGCGATGTGGTTCGTGGCCCGCAGCATCGCGTCTCCCATCAAGCAAATGACGACCGCCATGGGCCGATTGGCGCAGAGCGATGTCTCCATCGAAGTCCCCGGCCTCGACCGGGTCGACGAAATCGGTGCAATGGCTGCCGCCGTCTCTGTCTTCCGAGAAAACGCGATACAAAAAACAGCAATGGAAGAAGAAGCACTGGCCAATCGCTCGATGAGCGAACGGGAGCGCCTGGAACGTGAAGCGGAAAAGGCACGTGAAGCGGCGGAATCGCAGTTCGTCGTCGATTCCTTGGCAGCCGGGCTCCAGCGGCTGGCTGACGGCGACGTCGCCTATCGGATTTCGACACCCTTCGCCGCCCATCTCGACACGTTGCGTCTCGACTTCAATAACTCGCTGACCAAACTGCATGAGGCGCTACAGGCAGTCATGGAGAATGCTCGCGGCATCGACGGTGGTGCGAATGAAATTCGATCCGCCGCAGATGACCTGGCAAAGCGGACCGAGCAACAGGCGGCCTCCGTCGAGGAAACAGCGGCTGCCCTGGAACAGATCACGACGACGATGCGTGATTCCACGAAGAGGGCGGAAGAGGCAGGCGTTCTCGTCTCGCGCACCAGAATTGGTGCGGAGAAGGCCGGGGAAGTCGTGCGCAACGCGGTGCATGCCATGCATCAGATCGAGAAATCCTCCGGCGAGATCAGCAATATCATTAGCGTCATTGATGAAATCGCCTTCCAGACCAATCTGCTCGCGCTGAATGCGGGCGTGGAAGCCGCGCGCGCTGGAGATGCCGGCAAGGGCTTTGCGGTCGTCGCCCAGGAAGTGCGGGAGCTTGCACAGCGCTCTGCCGCTGCCGCCAAGGAGATCAAAGCGCTCATCATCACATCCGGAGAGCAGGTGCGTACCGGTGTCACCCTCGTTGGGGAAACGGGGAAATCCTTGGAAATCATGGTCGGCGAGGTTCAGAAGATCAACAGTCACGTCAGTGCCATCGTGGAATCGGCGCGCGAGCAGTCGGTCGGTATTCAGGAGATCAACACGGCCGTCAACACGATTGACCAGGGCACGCAGCAGAACGCCGCCATGGTCGAGGAGTCCACGGCTGCCAGTCACAGTCTGGCCAGCGAAGCCGACGCTCTGAACAAGCTGATCTCGCAGTTCAATCTTGGTGGTCATGGGCTGATTCATCAACCGGTGCGGCTGGCTTCGAACAACCCACGCCCGGTAGCGTCGCCCGCAAAAGTGCTCGGACGCAAGATTGCCAATGCGTTCGGCGCGTCTGCGGAACAGTCCTGGAAGGAGTTCTGA
- a CDS encoding PAS domain-containing protein gives MTNDEKPAGDINVSSLSALSPSADQRELYTIAFERSRTPMVMADAGQGQNPILFANKAFLELTGYALSEVVGRDCRFLQGPATSKSVTSTIGASIRSGVEVAANLLNYRKDGSEFWNELHISPIRNDEGEIAYFFASQMDVTELRRVAGLEASERRLLREVDHRAKNVLAVVNSIVRLSKATDPSRYASAVRDRIQALADVHTLLAEKGWDSISLEEIVRQQFTAFGPHAVQLEGPGIGVEATDAQPLALVLHELVANATSHGALANEAGNVEVHWRKVEPGGLEIDWRERGPVVPAATRAAGFGTALIDALVEKQLRGSISRDWRTEGLSLVIRLPSERPLGTAPIVG, from the coding sequence TTGACCAACGACGAGAAGCCCGCAGGCGACATAAACGTCTCCAGCTTGAGTGCATTGTCGCCGAGCGCTGACCAAAGAGAACTCTACACGATCGCGTTCGAGCGCTCGCGGACACCCATGGTGATGGCCGATGCTGGCCAGGGGCAAAACCCGATATTATTCGCCAATAAGGCTTTCCTCGAGCTCACGGGTTACGCCTTGTCTGAAGTCGTCGGCAGGGACTGCCGTTTTCTCCAGGGTCCAGCGACATCCAAAAGCGTTACCTCTACTATAGGCGCGTCCATCCGGTCGGGCGTCGAGGTTGCAGCGAATCTGTTGAATTACCGAAAAGACGGCAGCGAATTTTGGAACGAGCTTCACATTAGCCCGATCCGCAATGACGAAGGCGAGATCGCATACTTCTTCGCTTCCCAGATGGATGTCACTGAGTTGCGTCGAGTGGCTGGCCTGGAGGCCTCTGAGCGGCGTCTGCTCAGAGAGGTGGATCACCGCGCGAAAAATGTTCTCGCTGTCGTCAATAGCATTGTTCGCCTGAGCAAGGCGACCGACCCAAGTCGTTATGCAAGCGCGGTCCGTGATCGCATTCAAGCGTTGGCGGACGTCCACACCCTGCTCGCCGAGAAGGGATGGGATTCCATTTCACTTGAAGAAATTGTTCGTCAGCAGTTCACGGCATTCGGACCGCATGCGGTCCAGCTTGAGGGACCCGGCATCGGTGTTGAAGCGACTGATGCGCAGCCCCTTGCGCTTGTTCTCCACGAACTGGTGGCAAATGCGACCAGCCACGGCGCGCTAGCCAACGAAGCTGGCAATGTGGAAGTTCACTGGAGAAAGGTTGAGCCAGGTGGTCTTGAAATTGATTGGCGGGAGAGAGGACCCGTCGTTCCTGCCGCCACCAGAGCTGCTGGATTTGGCACAGCCTTAATTGATGCTTTGGTGGAAAAGCAGCTTCGAGGAAGCATCAGCCGCGACTGGAGGACTGAGGGCCTGTCGCTGGTAATCCGTCTGCCCAGTGAGCGACCGCTCGGTACCGCGCCGATTGTGGGGTGA
- a CDS encoding SOS response-associated peptidase family protein, whose protein sequence is MSTWGMPTPEIHREDKPDRGVTNIRKTWIPHWQQWLGIGNRCLVPATAFSEYEQVADPTTGKKPLRWFVVNEDQPVFALAGIHTRWKGARGPIKAPRHGEHDIYAFLTTRPNALVKPIHPKAMPVMLTTREECELWLTAPWWEAKKLQRPLPEESMMVLPPYTAVGGLGGLPPKTADLFA, encoded by the coding sequence ATGAGCACATGGGGCATGCCGACGCCGGAGATCCATCGTGAGGACAAACCCGACAGAGGCGTGACCAATATTCGCAAGACATGGATACCGCATTGGCAGCAGTGGCTGGGCATAGGCAACCGCTGCCTGGTTCCGGCGACGGCGTTCTCAGAATATGAACAGGTTGCCGATCCGACCACGGGCAAGAAGCCGCTGCGCTGGTTCGTCGTCAACGAGGATCAACCCGTCTTTGCGTTAGCTGGCATTCACACGCGATGGAAGGGTGCCAGAGGGCCGATCAAGGCGCCCCGGCACGGCGAGCATGACATCTACGCATTCCTGACGACCAGACCGAATGCGCTCGTTAAGCCGATACATCCGAAGGCAATGCCAGTCATGCTGACGACGCGAGAAGAGTGCGAACTCTGGCTGACCGCGCCGTGGTGGGAGGCGAAGAAGCTCCAGCGGCCCCTCCCCGAGGAAAGCATGATGGTCTTGCCGCCGTACACAGCCGTGGGAGGCCTTGGAGGACTGCCACCTAAGACAGCAGACCTGTTCGCTTGA